One genomic window of Quercus lobata isolate SW786 chromosome 9, ValleyOak3.0 Primary Assembly, whole genome shotgun sequence includes the following:
- the LOC115961973 gene encoding uncharacterized protein LOC115961973, whose translation MFGAQIIHQHERYLGLPPLVGKGKKKAFHQILDQVGRKVAGWKGKLLTTGGREILIKAIAQATSMYMMNCFKLPDSLCNELNSLMRKFWWGQREKERKLAWIAWEKMCTPKAEGGMGFKDLKAFNLALLAKQGWRISQDTDSLAHRVFKAKYFPDSNFLEAQLGKNPSYTWRSLVVAIGVLKRGLR comes from the coding sequence ATGTTTGGAGCACAAATCATCCATCAGCATGAGCGATACTTGGGGTTGCCCCCGTTGGTGgggaagggaaaaaagaaagccTTCCATCAAATATTGGATCAGGTTGGTCGAAAAGTAGCGGGTTGGAAAGGAAAGCTGTTGACAACAGGGGGCCGTGAAATCCTAATAAAGGCCATTGCCCAAGCCACCTCAATGTATATGATGAATTGTTTTAAACTTCCTGATTCCTTATGTAATGAGTTAAACTCGTTGATgaggaaattttggtggggtcagcgtgaaaaagaaaggaagctTGCTTGGATAGCTTGGGAGAAGATGTGCACACCAAAGGCTGAAGGTGGGATGGGTTTTAAGGATCTCAAAGCTTTTAATCTAGCCTTGCTTGCAAAACAGGGGTGGAGAATCTCTCAAGATACAGATTCCTTGGCTCATCGGGTGTTTAAAGCTAAATACTTCCCGGATTCCAACTTTTTGGAGGCTCAGTTAGGCAAAAACCCATCATACACTTGGAGAAGTCTAGTGGTTGCTATAGGGGTTCTAAAGCGGGGACTGAGATAG
- the LOC115961974 gene encoding uncharacterized protein LOC115961974 has product MDGRGKGAGCEGSNLNKKKEFWKTIWGLKCPSKVKHFMWRACKNILPTNYCLCLRKVSKGDECGLCGLVESLGHALWDCWLADAVWKEAKISFPRGCHPHRDFIDVVWKLWEERKEGELEHLACIVWCIWKNRNASKFEGKCKDARRIVTEATALVEEFSEKYGAPKQTTPQRSERWTPPSEGWYKVNMDGAVFNELGSCGIGIVIRNERREIMGVMSKRTDFPLGALEVEAKAFEEGLLLAGDLGLKHIVLEGDAQVVTDALMGCSSPPTSIQMIIEGIQRLNCNVLDWKVSNVRRTSNMAAHRMARNAKFVNDSVIWVEDIPPIIEFQVIKDVTVLDHGPV; this is encoded by the coding sequence ATGGATGGAAGAGGCAAAGGGGCTGGTTGTGAGGGATCAAACCTGaataagaaaaaggaattttGGAAGACCATTTGGGGATTAAAGTGCCCAAGTAAAGTCAAACACTTTATGTGGAGGGCGTGCAAGAATATCCTTCCTACAAACTATTGCCTTTGCCTTCGGAAGGTTTCCAAAGGGGATGAGTGTGGGCTGTGCGGGCTGGTAGaatccttgggacatgccttgtgGGACTGTTGGTTGGCAGATGCGGTTTGGAAGGAAGCTAAGATTTCATTTCCGAGGGGCTGCCACCCTCATCGCGATTTCATTGATGTGGTTTGGAAGCTGTgggaagaaagaaaggaaggcGAGCTAGAACATTTGGCGTGCATAGTGTGGTGCATTTGGAAGAACAGGAATGcttcaaaatttgaaggaaaatgcAAGGACGCGAGGAGGATTGTGACTGAAGCCACTGCTCTTGTTGAGGAATTTAGTGAGAAGTATGGTGCCCCAAAACAAACTACCCCACAGAGATCTGAAAGATGGACCCCTCCTAGTGAAGGTTGGTATAAAGTAAACATGGATGGGGCGGTGTTTAATGAGCTGGGCAGCTGTGGAATTGGGATTGTCATAAGAAACGAAAGGAGAGAAATCATGGGAGTGATGAGCAAAAGGACGGACTTTCCGTTGGGAGCTTTGGAAGTGGAAGCCAAAGCTTTTGAAGAGGGCTTGCTGCTTGCTGGTGACCTTGGGCTGAAGCACATTGTGCTGGAAGGTGATGCGCAAGTAGTAACAGATGCGTTGATGGGCTGTAGCTCCCCCCCAACCTCAATCCAGATGATTATCGAAGGCATCCAGAGGCTGAATTGTAACGTCCTGGATTGGAAAGTCAGCAATGTTCGTAGAACAAGCAATATGGCTGCACACCGTATGGCTAGGAATGCAAAATTTGTGAATGATTCTGTTATCTGGGTTGAGGATATCCCACCCATCATTGAATTTCAAGTTATCAAAGATGTAACTGTTTTGGACCACGGTCCAGTTTAA